The DNA region gttatcgcgatagtaccccttattctttttattaaaatgagattggtgaggatggaagtctttccttttgccctgagattgatatgtctgctgacttggcgaagcattaaatgaggcagggggTGTGCTACTAccatttggaaggttgaggtcttttcattcggttggatctggcctccactccctacttgctgataaggggtgactgtagggggtttcctttgatatgtccttgcctcggcggaggcatggttgtaagcttgtgtcatcacctcagagtaagtcttccaagtgttggcattaatcatgtacttgaagaaacagtcacgtaagcctgccgtgaaagccttgagggcggtcttgtcatctgcctcagcgcagcgaaaatactcatggctgaagcggccagcgtactttcgtaatgactcgtccggcttctggcgaatagtgtacaagtcatctgcggaatgcaagcgatcggtctggaagatgtgttgagagacaaacagcttcctcaactcttcaaatgagtctactgtctcaggtggaagacgacaataccagtttaaagctccgccagagagggtgaaggggaagagaaggcaccgttcttcgtcggtgtgtccccggtataccatggtggactcaaagaggttaaagtgttcaatcgggtcttcctttccagtatagagctgtaagtcaagcttctgctttgtcttcgcttggaggggagtgttgaggatccttcttgtgagagggccaggcctgggttggttccagtcaggtatctcggcttgacgttcagccttcagcttgtttacttccttaatgagctgcaggacaagggggtcctgagcggagtcgtgcaccaccgaagttttcttctttaagtccccatcgcctcttggaagtaagaaagtttgatcaagatagcgtgaTCTTTCTTTGGACTCGCCACACTGACttctagagtgagtatgtcggaatGTTTCCGAGTCCCCAGTACCTTCAtattcttctgggacttgttgcccattccctagattggcggctggcctgggtcgtggaagaggaccgagtctttcagaaacccttgggtcattgatcttcgagcttatgtggatgggattctctcgacgttgctttaggaagtctcaacaatcgcgatagacagcttttgatccttccactccctctgtgaagaggtgttttcctctacttctcctgcttcgggttgaagcagctgggttaagagaaatctcatgttgattatcacattgatgtgtagctcgatccctatcagggatgtccgtgtCGGATATCggcgaccctccgtgttggggggcattcagttGATTGTTGACCTCAACAGGGGCGACGAGCTTATGTGTTTGAGCctgcctagcctcgtgaagcatctcgaaaagtttttcatattgttcttggaggacttcattcttcatcgctatcttgttgttctgaacttctagctcatcgactttagcttgaagagtaactctatttccttcctgctttcgttgcttcgtaCTAGGTCCAGctggggtgtcattctgtgtgttgtggcttctttcgctccccatatcggagagagatgcttggccaaaagagagtgtacgagcggtggaaaccagcttgacaaagctgaagagagtgggaataagtgtcgtttcccacagacggcgccaaatgttgatgcacaaaatcagcgaggactttggtacaacagaaagtgtcaggtttgtgaccttcgcttggttgcttcgatcactagtgaagataagtacgtaaatgaatagggacagggaagcaaacacaagatgtacgtggttcacccagatcggctacgtccacggagtagaggagttctcattaattgtgaagggtttacacaaatacataggttcaagctctcattttgtgagttctagtgaatagtttagtacaaaatgacattagagattattgtgggagaatgatccctatttatagaggagagtttctagttttgttctaacatcgacacgtgtcgtgttgtgattggcttctgatgttgacacgtgtcgagctgtgattggcttctgatgacGACACGTGTCGctttgtgattggcctcctggttgaagggaagctcttctaggtccttgacggtataacgttgaccggtgctcagtagtttcgggattggtcaagtatggtacaaacaaaatctAATGAGACTAAGATTCTCATAAgataattcattaattatattcTACTTTACCCAATTTACTTTTTTTCAGGTGCTGAAAATACACGTATTGTGTGTTTGATATATACAATTAATTATATGCAGATTGTAAGGGGAGAGTTAATGATtttaaaaaggaaagaaaataaagacaTTAATGCACAAAATTATGGAGATGAATGCACAAAGGAGGCGAAATTAAAGTGTACAAAAAATACCTGAATCAATGAAATGCATTTTAAACTAATTACACATTAATATGAGATTCAATGTCCTGAAAAACTAGAGGTGCAATTTAAGTTGGGCTAATCTGAACCCGCCCATGTCCAACCTGACTTTAAACCCAAACaagtgaggttttttttttagttataatGCATCCAAACCCAATCCAATTTCAACCCGTTCATTGATTGGGTTGAGTTTGGTTTATCATTTGCCCGTTCatccccaacccaacccaacctgaCTAACGAAACTCAATCTAACCAAATTGTAGCCCATATCAATTAATGTGCATACTACCCAAGTGAGCCAAGTCCAAAAACCAACGccctttctaatattttttttaataaattaccctttataattacttaaactTTTAGGGAATAAGATGATTTGATTAATCACCCCATATTCGTAGTCTCTAAATCTTAAAACTTTATAGTAGattgatttatgaaattaaagttAGCTAGCTTTGATGCTACTTGGCTTAATTTTTTTAGGAATTCTTGGAAACTAAGTTACAAGATTAAACTTGAAAAAGTTGGGcaacccaaacccaacccaagtAATCCtaacccaattaaacccgagcCAAAATGAACCGGAATGCAACCCGAGCCTGAATTGTAAAAGTTGAGTTAGGATTGGGTTGACCTTCTAACCTGCCCAACCCGCCCGAGTTGCATCCCTATGAAAACTACACAAATTagaatttgtttttatatatattgaatGACTTTATTAATTTAAACGCTTATAATAAAtcttgacaaaaaaaaacacttgacaAGTGGCTCTTTACCACAGTAGTGAAAAGGAGTTGAGCCCTTAATTATCGTCTATAAAGACATTAATACACAAAATTATGGAGATGAATGCACAAAGGAGACGAAATTAAAGTGTACAAATATAGCTGAATCAATGAAATGCATTTTAAACTAATTACACATTAATATGAGAATCAATGTCCTGAAAAACTACACGAATTagaatatttttatatattcaaTGACTTTATTAATTTAAACGCTTATAATAAAtcttgacaaaagaaaaaaaaaatcttggtaAGTGGCCTTTAACCACAGTAGTGGAAATGAGTTGAGCCATTGCATAACGGCGTGAGTTCAAACCCAtcggtgactaatctaacaaaatttatcatttgacaaaaaaaaaaaatcttgagtATGAATTCTTGTTTTCTcaatttaaattataaaatctGATATACGATACACGTTATTGAATGTGTTGTCATGTTttaaaatttgcataaaattaggcttttttattttttttttctttccgaaTTTCAAATATGAAAAGgcgctaattttttttttcccaagaaAAGGCACTAATTTTGGGTTTCTTGCTTTCAGTGTAAGTATTGCTCCCAAAATTAGTTCTTACATAAATTTGGAAAAGTTTAGCAGCATTATCTCACACttggtttttttctttccatattTTGATCATTCAttgcgttttttttttcaatggatGTGGTATCAAAATACACATTGGGCAAAAAAAGTAAGTAATTTAtaccttttgtgtttttatctaTTTTCGTTTTGGTGTTTGTACATCTTGTTTGTTAATTAAACTAATGTGATTCCTCAAATACCTGTTGCCACCAATTTagtcaattaattttttttttggaagactgGAAACTATCATAACCAGGGCACAAGCCAACAATACATAGAAAGCCCACAGGAGGGGCAAGCACACAAAACACACGAAAGGTGTGAGGGACAACAACATAAGGACGCTGCAACAAAGGCTAAACGTCATCCCACCACACCCCCAAcaactcaaaaacacttaaggAGGGCAAGGAAGTCCATCCTTGTTGAGAATGTGAATCAATGAAGATGGGGATCGTTTGACCCAACAATTGCTGCACATCTCCATGTTCTGCCTCGACGCCAAAAAGTTTGCCGTCTGATTGGCCgatcttggaacccaagaccaaCGATAGCCCTGGAAAGAGGTCCCTAATCTcaaaatattttctaatattggaAACACTTCCCAGCTGCCATTTGAAATATCTCCATTCAAGGAAGAGACCACCTCAAGCGAGTCCGACTCCGCAACCACCCAACTCAGCCGCTAACTCACATCCCTTCAACATCGCCATTGCCTCCACAAACACCACTGATGGAGCCATAATAGCAAGTTTATCAGCCGCCACAAATTGACCCTCATGGTCTCACAACACCGCTGCTAAATTGGCCCTACCACTCACTGGGGTCCAACTAGCATCCACATTAGTTTTGATGTAGGGGCATTTGGAAAGCACCATTGAGGATTTGGCTTGGAAGAAGCAGTGATAGATCGGGATATAAAAGACTTTGAGACCCGCGCCTCCCAAAAGGAAGCCAAGGATAATGAGATAACATGAAGCACATGGGAGGGAACAATGGTTATAGCATTAAAGACATAATTACACCTTGCCTTCCAGATATGCCAGCAAGAAAAAGCAATAATGGAAATGAGCCTTGATCTCTACTGCGGGTGAGAAGCCAAGTTTATCATTTCTCGGATCcaagaattaaaagaagaaaccCCATCACCCATCCTCCGAAGACTAAGTTGCCCGCCAAACCAAATTGGCTCCACCTAAGGACACCGCAAAAACATATGTATAACAGATTCTTCCTGATTCTTACAAATGGGACACAAAGGTGATGGAGCCGACCTACGCAAGAATAACCCCATCATTGTTGTCAACGCCTCACTCACAACCCACCATATGAAATTTCAGATTTTAGGTGGTGCATTAACTTTCCACATAGCCTTCCAGATCATATCCTCAAAATTAGGAAGATCCAAGGAATTAGATGCCCCAACCATCAACCTCGAAGAGTGAATCCAGTGATATCCCGCCCTAACCGAGTATTTGCCACATCTAGCCCCAGACCAAACCAACCAATCCCGGCAAGAAAAATACCCCAATGGAATGTCACAAATGGCCTTGACCTCCACCTCAGAAATGAACGAACGTAAAAAATCAATGTCCCACGATCTAGTACTCTGAAAAATAAGGGAAGATACCCTTGTATTCATTGTAATATGAGTGGAACTTCAGGGAATAGGATGGCCAAGAGGAAGCGCAGGCAACCATCGATCAATACAAAGCCGAGTCTCTGCCATAAAAAATCTGCCAATGAGCACCAGCTTTGAGAATATCTCGACAGAAGACTAGCCCATGCCCACGAGGCTCGACTCCCCAATTTAGCATCAAAGAAAGATGAATGAGGAGAATAACGCGCCTTAAGAGTCCGAGTCCACATGGAATTAGGATTGTGAATTAGCCTCCAACATTGTTTCACAAGCAAAGCATCATTAAAGTCTTGGAAATTCCGAAATCCTAAACCCCCTCCCCCCCCGGACCTTTAGGCAGTCCCATTTTATCCCAACTCACCCAATGGATCCTCTTTTTCCCTCCAGTATCACCCCACCAAAAGCCAGCAGACAAAGAATCAAGGTCTTTGTAAACCGCAGCTGGGAATTTAAAAAGATTCATTGGGTAGGTTGGTATAGCCTGTATTACAGCCTTGATTAAAACCTCATTACCCGCAAGAGAAAGAGCTAACTGTTTCCACCCCTGAATCTTCCCAAGAACTCTCCCATTCACGTATGCAAGGCTTTGGCGCTTAGATCTTCCCCAAATGGCCGGCATTCCAAGATAATCCCCGGGGTTAGATACCGACGACATTCCAAGGATGGCGCTAAGGTGTGAACACAGCTAAGGAGGAGCATTCCAACCAAAGTACACACTGGACTTATTGAGACTCACCTATTGTCCCGAGGCTAAACAATACATGTTCATAATATGCATGATATTTTCACAGTTCGAGGAAGATTAAAGAATCATCCTCAAAGAAGAGATGCGAGATAATGGGGCCTTTTTCTATTAGGTGTCAATTGGAGGGTGCTATTATTGGAAGATGTGTTTTCAAGTACAAATCAGCGGTAATTTTAATTTATGCTGATACATTTTTTATGGATTTGTATTTCCAAGTTCGAGGTTTGATGAACTTGTAGTTAAAGCTTTTCGGATGACATATATGATGCCTGATTATCCTCTATATTTGTTGAAATCAGATTTGGACATGCGTGTTTTGCATTTGTCATTGTTCACTGACAAATAAAAATTATGTGGtcacacaattttttttgtcattgacGAATGACAAATGAAAAACACGCCCGTCAAAATCTGATTTCAACAAACATGGAGGATGATCAGGCACAACATATGTCATTTGAAAAGCCCGATTACAAGTTCATTGAACCTCGAACAAACTTCAAATTACAATCCCACAAAAGAAGTATTAGGATAAATTGGAATTGTtgttggcttgttcttgaaaCCGCATCTTCCAAGGATAGCACCCTCCATTTGACAcctaaagaaaaaacaataatGAAATATATTTTAGCTAGTGGCAAAGAATACGTAAAGGAATTATGATGCCAACAATTGGTTAAATTGGTGTCAACGGTTATTTAAGAATCATGGTAGGTTAATTAACGGACAATATGTACAAACAACAAAACGAAaacagataaaaaaaataaaaggtacaaatagtttttttttttttttttgcctgaTGTGTACTTTGATAACACAACCACGGGAAAAAACAACACGCATTGGACTCGAGTATGAATGATAaaaatatagaaagaaaaaaaaagtcaatgTGAGAATGCTGATAAACTTGTCCAAATTTATATAGAACTAGGAATACACTAATTTTGGGGAAAACGCACGCATTAAAAGCAAGAAACCCAAAATTTATGCCTTTTCAAATTTAGTAATATAATAAAAAGTTAAATTAGAATGCctaattttatgcaaatttgaaaACATGACAATGCTTCAATAACGTGTATCATATATCTGATTCTTTaaacttttattatttaaaatgagaaaataagcattaatatttaatatttattattAGCGTTTAAATTAAAGAAGTcgttaaatatataaaaaaaattctaactcATATAGTTTTTTCGGGACAATTCTCATATTTCATATTAATATGTAATTAATCTAAAATGCATTCATTGATTTAGCTATATTTGTACACTTTAATTTCGCCTCCTTTGTGCATTCATCTCCCTAATTTCATGCACTAgtgtccttttttttctttttcaaaatcttttttttttttggttgaaatctTTTTCAAAATCCTTAACTCTCCTCTTATAATATGCATACAATATCAAGCATGCAATAGAGGCATTTTCGGCACacgaaaaatgtaaaatgtgtaAAGTAGAATGTAATTACTGAATTCATTTATGTGAATTCTAGTCACTGGTTTTGCTTGAGTAAAAAAATCACACTGGGTTTTGTatggaaaaaaattgaattttaggagctaaagttatatttttaattagattaaatagAAAGTTATATATcattatgtatatataggcactgAAATATAATTAACAAGAATATTCAAGCATGATCTTTAAGTACAGTTCTTTATCAATACTAAAATATGAAGGTGATGGTAAAAGTTTGCTTTTAAGCTCACTCACACATGACAAGAAGTTCGGATTCATCGAAGATGGTTACATGGAATTCTAAACTTTACAGTGGGTGTGAAATCAATACTGCATGAATTAATCAAGGCAAAATCCCTTTGGGGATGATGACATCCCCAATGTTGTTGTGCCATGGATCAGCCAAGTGAGTAGCCAAGTTCTCCAACGGTCCGGTGCCAGGGTACGCCGATTGTTGAACAACAAACCCGACGAAAGCCAACAACGCAAGCCGGCCTACACGATCGTCAatcagtaattaaatactcttCAAATACAATCGGACAACATAACATAAACATAGATATGTGACAGAAGAAACGTAATGTATATATGTACTAACCATTTTTGACCTCTTTGACTTTGTATTCCTCGAACTTCTTGGGGTCCTTGGAGTAGCCCAAGGGGTCAAAAGCGCCACCAGGGTACTTCTTCTTCTCAGGGTCCTTCTCCATGCTGCGTTGGTGTTCTACAAAGGCAATGGAAAGGAATTCGATGACCAAAATTGTAGGCAAAGTGCCCCATGGAACTGGGTTGCCTAAGTaggtggcttggcctcctggaACGGCAGCCCACTCCTGTGCTTTTACCCAGTTGCCCAATCCCAAAGCCTCTGGTACTAGAATCCCTGGCTGCAATTGAGGGTTTGCAAGGTTAATTTAGTCATTGCAAAGTAAAAATGGATGCAATTTTTAAGGAAAATGTTTGTATGGTACTTACAACAGCAAGCATTGCCCATCTGCAGTGAATGAGCTCGGACTCCTTGAACCTCTCTAAGTTCTCTGGCACTTCTCCTAGCCGAAGTGGGTCAAATCCAAAGTCACTGAAAACCCACGAGCAACAAATTAATACAACCTCACCAAACTAATTAGTATGTTTTGTCTAATCTTAACCATCAAGGGGTGACCTATTGGTTGGGAATGAAATTCATGACCGTATTTCACATGACACATCCTGAGTTTGATTCTTGGCATTTGTGAAGCACACAATAGTGGTAAAAAAAGGCTAAAATGTCTCTGCGAAGCCACCAGCGGAtccttttttgtaaaaaaagtaaaaatattgtctgatcttattttattaaaaaaaaattagcatgTTACGAAATCTTAATCACCAAATGGTGTCGCACTGTGAAATTTATCAAATCTAGGTCTACTCTAAATATTACTTTTCTAACAAGATACATACGTACTGAGATATCACTTGATAAATAAACTTGTTACTCTTAACATTATTGAAGTGGTGTATTTCGTTACCCGGGGGCAGAGCCGTCGAGGTAAGGAGGGCGGGGCTCGCCGGGCATCCACTCGGCGGACATGGAGAACCTGGAGGAGGCATTGGCACCAATACTTGGGAGCTGGACTGCGCTGGTCGCAAATTTAGACTTGGAGGATGAGAGGACTGAAGGGAAGGCAGTAGTGGCGATGCCACAGCTCATCAAAGTGTTGGAAGCCATTGGCAAATTTAGTGCCTGCAAGATTAAGGGTTTGTGGGGAGGAGAAAGGAGGAGACTGAGATTATGGAAGGTGGAAGGAGTGGCAAGGAATACTAGTAGTACAGGAAGTGGGGATATGGAAGAATCCAAATGTGGATTGTGATTGGCTAATGTATCTGGCTGGTGCTCTGTCATTGGGCCACGTGGATTCTGTTAATCCAGATAGGTGATTATGTGGAGTGGAATATCCAATTGATAGGTGAAATCTAGTATCTGTGGTGGAGGTTGGGTTAGGGGAGGAA from Malus domestica chromosome 01, GDT2T_hap1 includes:
- the LOC139194119 gene encoding chlorophyll a-b binding protein 6, chloroplastic-like, giving the protein MTEHQPDTLANHNPHLDSSISPLPVLLVFLATPSTFHNLSLLLSPPHKPLILQALNLPMASNTLMSCGIATTAFPSVLSSSKSKFATSAVQLPSIGANASSRFSMSAEWMPGEPRPPYLDGSAPGDFGFDPLRLGEVPENLERFKESELIHCRWAMLAVPGILVPEALGLGNWVKAQEWAAVPGGQATYLGNPVPWGTLPTILVIEFLSIAFVEHQRSMEKDPEKKKYPGGAFDPLGYSKDPKKFEEYKVKEVKNGRLALLAFVGFVVQQSAYPGTGPLENLATHLADPWHNNIGDVIIPKGILP